The genomic window atgaggaaactgaggcagaaagagatgaAGTGACATGTCCATGTTTGAATGTGTCTGAAATGATTTGACTTTGGCTTTCCAGAGTCCAAGTCTAATATGTTATCTACCGCACCCCTCTATAGATAAGAGTTGGACAGCATGAGACTGCATGGGTAGACTGCGATCGGTATTATTTGAAGGAATACCCCCATTTGTGAGAACACGGATCCGTTAGTATATTATTCAGCAATTTCTTGGTGATACTTTATGTCTGGGAATCATATTCTACTAGGATCGTCTAAGTTCTAGAATTTCAGTTTACACAAGGCAATAGAAACATGGCAGGTATATTATCATCAAGGAATTGCATGGGAGAAGTGcaataaaagtttaataaaagcCACTGGGGACAGGTGTTTCCAGAAAGCCAGGTGGGTCAGCCATGTAGTGAGTGAAAGTGAAGGATAAATAAGGGACAGGTTACATGTGACACATTCCATTTATGAACCAAGAAGCAGAGGAAGGTTTAGAGAGCATTGGGTGAGCCTTCTATGAAGAAATGATGGAAagatatgagcaaaaaagaatcCCACAGATTAGAAAGAAGTAATGAGTTGCCGTGGTGGAGAGCCTGGAGGAAATAGAACCTACTTCAACCCCAACTCTGACTCCCTGATCATTGACTTGGAAGAAGACaacaaggaaaggaaggggaCTGAAAAAGAGGCCATTTGGGGGACCCAATGGCCATCTTCTAGCACATGAAGGattaagtgggggaaaaaaactttagACTTATCCCAGTGGTCCCACAGTCTTTGATTGGTTGTCCTATATCCAGAATTGCTATTCTTCCTCGGTTCTGAGATTCTATGGTTTCTTCAAGGCCTTCTCTTATGGGGTTACCTGCcatcttttctgaatttcttagGTATATACCAGCTATTTACATATGGTCTTCCCTTTTGAATGTAGCCCTTGACAATAGGGGatgttttacctttttctttaaatctccAGTGCTTATTAAACTGTCTGGtgcacttttgttgttgttcagtcattcagttttgtctgaccctttgtgacctTACAGACCACAATATGTCAGGCCGTTCTGTCTTTCACTATCCCTCAAAGTCTATTCATGTTTATTGTATCCACGACACCATCTATCCGTCTCGATGTTTTATTGTAAATTTTAGATTtaagttgaagaaactggggaaaACCATTGACTTGGAATATAGGAAGCACTAAATGGATTTGTTTTGACTCACTGATTGATTGGCCATTCTTGATTCAGGTCAATGGAGATTTCACACTTTGGCCCTGTCCTTGTGAACTAGGAACAATGTCCAGGGAAGCAGAAGGTGAGGAGAGACTTGTGGGATGATGTAGTTTGGTTTAATAGAGGCTGAATTCTGAAGGAACCGTCATGAGATGCTGGATAACCAGTTGTCAGGGATTCTATATCCGGCCTCGAATGGCTTCCCTGTATCAATGCCCTTCTTTATTCTAACTGATCCTGACGATAACTTTTTTGTTCattgttatttgcatgttgtcctCTTTATGGGACTGTGATCTCCTGGGAGACAGGGACTGCCTGCCTTTGGAGCTTCAGTGCTCACAAAAAGCACACAGGAGGACTTCATGAATGTTTTTTGACTTCCTGACTAATTTTTTCACAATTAGAGATGGTCCCAAATAGAGTGAATTGCCTTGTTGGATGATAAACTTATCTCTGGAGGTGTTCAAGGAGGAGACCAACTGGCTACTGTTGGAGATGGAAAGAGGACTCCTGTTGGGTCGAATGAGAAATTGTGATGGATGAGAAACTTGATTTCTGGGGACTTGGGTTCTTGATCCACTAACCTTCAGTTCTAAGCTCTGTCCCCATAGACTCATTGTTGCTCCAGGCTCTGGGATGGACTGGAGTGGCCTGTGGTGGAAAAACCTAACTGAGGACGCGGAACAAAAGCGCCAGCCTCATAAACGCTCATTATGGCCGGCCCAGCCTGCCCCCCTCCTGCTGAGGCGTCACCATTCATAAACTGGGCCCCTACCactgtcttccttcctccctgcccctCTAAATCTGGGTGGGGCTCAGGAACTTATAAAGTTGGGCATCTCAGGACCTGCCTCCCCCTTCCTGAGCAGACAGAGCCTGAGCCTGAGCCCGAGCCACCTGCCCCAGACTGCTCCCGCTTCCGATCAGGTGAGGCCCTAAAACAGAGGGACAGAATGCAGAGACGGAGTGGGGAGAAGGCACCAAGAGACTCCAGTGAGACGGTGGCCATCTACTCTCAGGCCTTGAGCCAAAACATGGCCGACAGAATGATTCTTGGAGGGATTCGTGGAGAAGGGGAGCTGGAAATCCCTTTGGCCATCAGAAAAGAGACCGGctggaaggagaagagggaagggtaGATAGAGGGTGTCTGTGCTACACATTTTGGGAATTGAGACATTTGCCTTAGAGAATGAGGCCTTGAGGGGCAGGGTGGTTCCCTGGAGAAAGTCTCCAACACGGAGCCTAGAACTCGGCTTGGCTCAGGCCCTTGCCACTTCCCAGCCTCATTCACCGCCTCTGTTGAAAGAGGAGCCTGGAAGGTTTGGTTTCCAAGGGTTCTTCTAGTGCCGATGTGCTATGATTTCAATAGCAATGATGTCTCTGGAGCTGGAAGGAGGGAGGGCAGGGAgtgcctgggggaggggagaagaggaagggcccattccctttcctccactccccaGCATTCCATTTTTCATTCCTTACCCAGAGTCAAGGCCAAGGCCCTGACCCACCATGCATCGGCTCCTCACCTTTTTCAGCCTCCTGACGGTCACAGGTGAGAAGAGGCCCTGGATTGTGTTTTATGACTGAGTCTGTGACCTGGAGCCACACCTTCAGAGATGTGCTAATGTGGCTGTGGCTGTGGGGCTGAGGCTGTGGCTACCACTGTAGGTCTGGTTCCATGACTGTGACTGTGTTGTTCGCGACTGAGTCCCTAATTAGATACAGTCACAGTTACAGAGATGTTTGCAGTCTTATGTGTCCAAGCGTGTGGCCATATCTTTGTGACCTTACATGTTCATAGGATCATGATAGAGACTGAGGTGATAGACAGCTAGAGGTTGATAGATAGATATGATGAATGGATTGTTGGTAGCAATAGCTAAATGAGAGATGTTGAGAGATGATTGGCCAGACAGAAGATacatggatagatgaatggattaATGATAGAGACAGGTAAATGATAGATTTTgagagatggatggacagataaatagatagatgggtaGATGAATGGGTGGATTTATGAtacaaatagataaatgatagattttTGAGAGActgatagaaagacagacagagagatataggaatggatagatagatgattggATGGATGAATGAGATAGATGAATGATAGATTTTGAGAAACTGATAGaaaaatagacagatagatgaatggatagatggatgttGGATGCATGATTGAGATAGATGAATGATAGATTTTAAGAGACGGacgaatggatagatagatgggtgGATGAATGGGTAGATTTATGAtacaaatagataaatgatagattttTGAGAGActgatagaaagacagacagagagatataggaatggatagatagatgattggATGGATGAATGAGATAGATGAATGATAGATTTTGAGAAACTGATAGAAAGATAGACatatagatgaatggatagatggatgttGGATGCATGATTGAGATAGATGAATGATAGATTTTGAGATattgatagaaagatagatggatggatggatggattaatGACAGATAAATGATAGATTTGAAAAGATGGATGGAGAGATAGGCAGATGAAAGGGAGCAGACAGACAGATAATTAgatacagacagatagatagatagatggatgaattgatgatagagatagataaatgataaatgataaattaggaaaattaagGATTAGGATAAATTAAGAaaagatagataaagagatagatgggtagatagatgatagagaaagatttggagagctggagagagaaataggtagatagatagatagatagatagatagatagatagatgaatagagagacaatttattaagtacctactctgttcCAGACAATGAATACAAAGAGTAAAACCAATCTGTGATCTACAAGAGTTTATCTTCTAGTTGGAAAAGACCACATGTAAAGGAGATCTTGGAAGGGTGGGGGGATGGAGGACTGGGCCCTGCAAGGAAGGGCTAAAGGTCCTCTATCAGAGCCAAGGGTTCCAGGAATGGAGTCCAAGCTTTCTGTGGGGAGGTGGAGGTGAAGGTCTGAGTCAAGAAGATAGGGCCTGGAACTGGACCAAGGAACAATAAGATTTGTGCCCCAAAGGACCCCCAAATCCATCCTCCTCCTCACTATTCTGATGCCCAGAGTTGAGGTATTTTgtcccagatcacacagctaggtgtTTGACCCAGatcttccagttccaaatccaaCATTATTCCACTGCTCCACCCCCTCTTAGACTATCATACCCACAATTACGtacgtgtgtgcatgtgtgtgatttGAGATAACTACATCTAGTTTCTACTCATGTGTCTGTATTAATGATTTCATCTGTTCCCTTCTGCACCTATGCCTACGTATTCCTGCCTCTGTCTTAGTTCTTGTTGCTCAAGCCTGTGCAATCTGTTAATGGGTCATGTAGACGACATTTGAAGACCTCTAGGGCCAGGTAGCTCACTATCCTGCATGGCGGTTTGCTCCATCGTTGGCTGTTTTTTGAGCATTAGGAGCTTTTTCTTCACCTCCAATTGCAGTCTGCCTCTCTGCCAAAGCTCTCCCTTGCTCCAGTTCACCCATCCGGGGCAAAGCCAAACAAGGATAACCCCTCTGCTAAGAGAGCCCCtttagagacaggaagacaaaGCCCCGCACTCTGGAGTGCTTCCCTCTCACCTTGATTCTCTCACCCTCACCTTCTTTTCTCTGGGCAGGTTAGCCCCAGCTCCTTCTATGacttcatttgtattttgttcACAACTGAGTCACTTTGGAACAGCCAGATTCCCTATGCCCTAAAGTTCTTCCCGGCTCCGAGAGAAAGGTCTGCTCCCTTCCTCAGTGCCTTCTCCGGCCCAGAGTGACTATGGGACATAACTGAGATCTACCTTGGAAGCTGGCTCTTGCCCCATCCAGCTATCACCGTGCTATGTTGAGAGGCGCTGGGGTGTGGGGTCAGTAATGCCTAAGTAAGTCCCACTTCTGACACGTCCTGGCTGTCACTAGGCCTCTCTGGGCCTAAAGGACGGAGCTTTATGGAGCTCATGGACCATGTGGAGACCACGTTCCTATATTAAAGAAATCATAGGTCCTCCATATTCTGATGTGCGGGACTTCAGCCAAGTTCATGCGTTGCTGACTGCAGGCTGTGTATCCCTGGGTGTGTTTCCATGACCCTTTGTGCCATAgcctttcatatatatgtatgtacaaatgtaagtatgcatatatatatatatatatgcattctgTATCTATAGTttttcatatgtatacatacacacatggcCAGtctttcatacatacatatacacacatgaacaTATGCctttcacatatatacacacacatacatgtttcATATTCATTACAGCGTATGCATGTAACAGATTCTGTGATACCGTTGTCCAGGAAGCAGCGTCAGGAAGTCCCTTTTCTAGTGTTGACGCTCTGTTCTACccatgtgatcttgagcaacCTTAATTTCTCActgggagcctcagtttccttctttgtcaaaATGAAGGGGTGGAAGTAGCTGTTCttcactttttaactttttaacacTTTGTCACGGTTTCTTCCACTTATCACTTCTTATTTTCTATCTTCTGCGCTCTTCCCCAGCTCTCATGATAAGTATTCTAAAGACTCATCTGCTCTTAAATTCTTTATTCTAGCTTCCCTCCTcactgacattccatgttctaagcttCTCCCACCCATTTCCGTTCCAAAGTCTCTCACAGGCCGGACGCTCTGTAGCAGGGTCTCTGTGTCCCTTCCCATTTGGCTGTTCTCTTCTCAGGACCCTTTGAGCTCTAACATCTTGTACATTAGCTTCTATGACACCTTTCAGTTCTCACATGAAATAGAGGCCCATTGGTGGCCTTTTATCTATACATACATCCATGTATATGGCCCGTGAAGAATTGTCTGGCCTTATCAGGGTATTGATATTATTATCTCATGATAAGAACCTTACAGAGAATGAGTCCAGCACCttcctttgacagatgaggacTTGAAGGTCAGAGGTGACAGGACTTCTTGGTGAGCTCTTTCCACTGGGCCACATTGTCTGTCTTTCCCTGGCTATTCCCTTGGCTTTCTGTATCCCTCACCTGAAGTGACTGTGTGGGGACGACCATATCCATATTTAGCCAAATTCAGAGTCAAAGATGATCATGGATATGCTATGACCGTGACATGCAGCCAGTTGTGTGCAAACTCAGGGGGTTTTGTACAAGATCTCGGGTGTTCTGTAGCCAGACacgtctctgtctctttgtgcaAGAGTCCTCCTCAATGAaggctctttccttttttcttctccctcactttaaaaaacaaaacaaaaaaaatactcttTGCTGGTCCAAATATTGGAGAAGAGGAGCAAAGTGAAAAGAGGAGAGCTGGGGATTGATTCAGGATGGGAAGCATGGGATGGGATAGGAAGGTATTAGTTGGGAAATCTGGCAATAGCTTCGTTATAAACTGGGGTCACGGGCTTTGGGGATGAAAGAGTGGTTTTCGATTCCTCATATTGAGTCACTgaagagcaaaaggggaaaggaagcaaAAATTGGATTGAGAGCTGTTAGGAAGTGAAGggcttttattagaaaaaaaaaaaaaaaaaagcagagtgcctgttaaaaataaacatgatGGCGAGATCTCTGGGAAATTCCTGAGAAAGATGCTGGAAATCATGCCTTAGGTTCGAGGTTGTGGGATGTCCAGATGCCACATCCCAAGTGCTTGGCTTTTGTCCTTGTGTGACTATTCTGTGCCTGGGATTTGTCACTGTCCTTACTGACTTCAGATCTTCCCTCCTCAAGTATCACAGGACAGTGACAAGGTCTTAGGTGGGGAGGAGTGTCGTCCCCACTCCCAGCCATGGCAGGTGGCACTCTTTGAAGGGAGTCGCTTCAACTGTGGGGCTTCCCTCATCTCCAACCAGTGGCTGCTTACCGCAGCCCACTGCAACACAGGGTATGGATATGGGGGTCTGGTCTCTAGTCGGGGGGGGGGAGAGCAGATACCAGAGGCTTGGGTCCATGGTGGACAGGAGATTGGGGACAGGAGTACTGGGCTTCATGTTAGCTCTGTCTTCCACTAATTGGCTGGGTGACCATGGGGAAATAACTGATCTGAACCTCaactttccccatctgtaaaatggcatgGTTGGACTGGATGATATTGAagattcttccctctctctcatctTGTGTGCCTTGTCTATGGCCTCTGAGAAGGACAGTGAGACTCTAGGGCACAGATTTATGGGTAGATGAGGTGGAATGGGTTGTGGGACagaatttagggttttttttaatgttttggtcTCCAAAAAGAGGGCAGTACTAGGGGTATTTAGGGAAAGGAGGTTAGGCAGGCTTCCTGGGACCATGTTGGGGAGATAACCAGGACTCCCTGGTCCCTTATCAGTGTGGGAGATGTCTGGGTTCCAAAATCAGAGATGGGAAACTGGACTTGATCTCTTAGGGAGCTGGGACTTAGGGATGAGGGGGTCTGGAGTCCTGAAGGGGAAAGGGAATTTGCACTCACTGATCGCTAAGAGGGCCAGGCCTGGGGATCAGGGCCCTGCCACCACTTGGCCACCTGCTTTGTCTCACAGCAAGATGCGGGTCCGGCTTGGGGAGCACAACCTCCGTATGTGGGATGGAGTAGAGCAGCTGCGTGGAGTGGCGCAAGCTTTCCCCCACCCTCGCTATGAGAAACGTGGCCACCATGATGACATCATGCTCCTACGCCTCAACCGACCGGTCTGCCTCTCGGACAGTATCCGGCCTGTGGCCCTGCCCACCCGCTGTCCCCGGAACGGGGAGCAGTGCGTGGTCTCCGGCTGGGGTCTGGTGGCCGAATTAAAAAATGGCAGCCAAGGTGCC from Sminthopsis crassicaudata isolate SCR6 chromosome 3, ASM4859323v1, whole genome shotgun sequence includes these protein-coding regions:
- the LOC141562599 gene encoding kallikrein-15-like, coding for MHRLLTFFSLLTVTVSQDSDKVLGGEECRPHSQPWQVALFEGSRFNCGASLISNQWLLTAAHCNTGKMRVRLGEHNLRMWDGVEQLRGVAQAFPHPRYEKRGHHDDIMLLRLNRPVCLSDSIRPVALPTRCPRNGEQCVVSGWGLVAELKNGSQGAPGDRAAAPKVKLPNTLHCANISILPTASCNMDYRGQVTDTMVCAGVEGGGTDSCEGDSGGPLVCGGALQGIVSWGDVPCDTTTKPGVYTKVCKYLGWIRDVMRKN